From a single Planctomycetia bacterium genomic region:
- the apgM gene encoding putative 2,3-bisphosphoglycerate-independent phosphoglycerate mutase — MTEHDLIRELAEKNSTKIVMLVADGLGGLPLEPGGRTELETARTPNLDRLAARGTSGGSVPVLPGITPGSGPGHLGLFGYDPLAFKIGRGALEATGIGFELGPHDVAARGNFCTLDAAGLISDRRAGRIPSEESFKVVERLQGVKIDGVETFVKPVKEHRFVVIFRGPGLDGGVADTDPQAVGVVPLDPQPVTPAARRTADVAKEFVRQTRAILADEKKANGLVLRGFAAQPALPSYADLYGLKAAAIAVYPMYKGLARLVGMTLVGNAQSLDDQIAELEKAWQDYDFFFLHFKYTDSTGEDGAFDQKVKRIEELDAAIPRIEKLKPDVLIVTGDHSTPSRLKSHSWHPVPTLLVADTCRPDGLTGFSERDCLRGGFGIFPAKHLMLLAMAHALRFGKYGA, encoded by the coding sequence GTGACCGAGCATGACCTGATCCGCGAACTCGCCGAGAAGAACAGCACGAAGATCGTCATGCTCGTGGCCGACGGCCTCGGCGGGCTGCCGCTCGAGCCGGGGGGGCGCACGGAACTGGAGACGGCCCGGACGCCGAACCTCGACCGACTCGCGGCCCGGGGCACGAGCGGCGGGAGCGTCCCCGTGCTGCCCGGCATCACGCCCGGCTCCGGCCCCGGGCACCTCGGCCTGTTCGGCTACGACCCGCTGGCGTTCAAGATCGGCCGCGGCGCGCTCGAGGCGACGGGCATCGGCTTCGAGCTCGGCCCCCACGACGTGGCGGCGCGGGGCAACTTCTGTACGCTCGACGCCGCCGGCCTGATCAGCGACCGCCGCGCCGGCCGCATTCCCTCGGAGGAGAGCTTCAAGGTCGTCGAGCGTCTCCAGGGGGTGAAGATCGACGGCGTCGAGACGTTCGTGAAGCCAGTCAAGGAGCACCGCTTCGTCGTCATCTTTCGCGGGCCGGGACTCGACGGCGGCGTCGCCGACACCGATCCGCAGGCCGTCGGCGTGGTGCCGCTCGATCCGCAGCCGGTCACCCCGGCGGCCCGGCGCACGGCCGACGTCGCCAAGGAGTTCGTCCGCCAGACGCGGGCGATCCTCGCCGACGAGAAGAAGGCCAACGGGCTCGTGCTGCGCGGCTTCGCGGCGCAGCCGGCCCTGCCCTCCTACGCCGACCTGTACGGCCTGAAGGCCGCGGCCATCGCCGTCTACCCGATGTACAAGGGGCTGGCCCGGCTCGTCGGCATGACGCTCGTCGGCAACGCCCAGTCGCTCGACGACCAGATCGCGGAGCTGGAGAAGGCCTGGCAGGACTACGACTTCTTCTTCCTGCACTTCAAGTACACCGACTCGACCGGCGAGGATGGCGCCTTCGACCAGAAGGTGAAGCGGATTGAGGAACTCGACGCCGCCATCCCGCGGATCGAGAAACTGAAGCCCGATGTCCTGATCGTGACCGGCGACCACTCGACGCCCAGCCGGCTGAAGAGCCACAGCTGGCATCCCGTCCCCACGCTGCTCGTCGCCGACACCTGCCGGCCCGATGGGCTGACGGGCTTCTCGGAGCGCGACTGCCTGCGGGGCGGGTTCGGCATCTTCCCCGCCAAGCACCTGATGCTGCTGGCGATGGCCCATGCCCTGCGGTTCGGAAAATATGGGGCCTGA
- the tatC gene encoding Sec-independent protein translocase protein TatC, whose translation MPRTHDEDLFQSSTMTLGEHLEELRTCLIRAAAGFVVALVFGFVLARGVVHLIEQPLRRSLERYYGAQAIELTKQWSPAEHGGRQLPYSTAEVEDAVRRGWSFEVREVHVDRFPGATGDGLVLPPAPTGMATMPAAMTGSATPTSAAFDAPGLAPVVLWMPMTRDPRVSITTLSQQEAFGIWVRTALLVGIVLSSPWIFYQIWTFVAAGLYAHERRWVWMFLPFSIGLFLAGVFLAFFFVFDFVLDYLLQFNQWLGLDPDPRITEWLSFVLILPLGFGIGFQLPLVMLFLERIGVVERETYTSHWRFAVLAIAIVSAVLTPADPYSMLFLALPLCLLYFGGIALCRWFGAADAPERRQLATKASQ comes from the coding sequence ATGCCCCGCACGCACGACGAGGATCTGTTCCAGAGCTCGACGATGACTCTCGGCGAGCATCTGGAGGAGTTGCGGACCTGCCTGATCCGCGCCGCGGCCGGCTTCGTCGTGGCCCTCGTCTTCGGCTTCGTCCTCGCCCGCGGCGTCGTGCACCTCATCGAGCAGCCCCTGCGCCGGTCGCTGGAGCGCTACTACGGCGCCCAGGCGATCGAACTCACGAAGCAGTGGTCCCCCGCCGAGCATGGCGGCCGGCAGCTCCCCTATTCGACGGCGGAGGTCGAGGATGCGGTGCGCCGTGGCTGGTCGTTCGAGGTCCGCGAGGTGCACGTCGACCGGTTTCCCGGCGCGACCGGCGACGGGCTGGTCCTGCCTCCCGCGCCGACCGGCATGGCCACCATGCCTGCCGCGATGACCGGCAGCGCCACCCCGACGTCCGCCGCCTTCGACGCGCCGGGACTCGCGCCCGTCGTCCTCTGGATGCCGATGACCCGCGATCCGCGGGTCAGCATCACCACGCTCAGCCAGCAGGAGGCGTTCGGCATCTGGGTGCGGACGGCCCTGCTGGTGGGGATCGTCCTCTCCAGCCCGTGGATCTTCTACCAGATCTGGACGTTCGTGGCCGCCGGCCTCTACGCCCACGAGAGGCGCTGGGTATGGATGTTTCTCCCCTTCAGCATCGGCCTGTTTCTTGCCGGCGTCTTCCTCGCCTTCTTCTTCGTCTTCGACTTCGTCCTCGACTACCTGCTGCAGTTCAACCAGTGGCTGGGGCTCGACCCCGACCCGCGCATCACCGAATGGCTGTCGTTCGTCCTCATCCTTCCCCTCGGCTTCGGGATCGGCTTCCAGCTGCCGCTGGTCATGCTCTTCCTGGAGCGGATCGGCGTCGTGGAGCGGGAGACCTACACGAGCCACTGGCGGTTCGCGGTGCTGGCGATCGCCATCGTCTCGGCCGTGCTCACGCCGGCCGACCCCTACAGCATGCTGTTCCTCGCCCTCCCCCTCTGCCTGCTGTACTTCGGCGGCATCGCCCTGTGCCGCTGGTTCGGCGCCGCCGACGCCCCGGAACGGCGTCAACTCGCCACGAAGGCGAGCCAGTAG
- a CDS encoding ISAs1 family transposase: MATDTNAVLDMDVKSILEEFTDLPDPRSHINRLHLLGDLVVICIMAVIAGEEGPRAIGLWGKSNEGWLKGRLRLPNGVPAHDTIGRVLMALKPAAFQACFENWIRRLAANREGKEREIIAIDGKSLRRSHDRAAGLGPLCVVSAWAVRSGISLGQLATEQKSNEISFIPELLDAIDVKGSIVTIDAAGCQKAIAAKIIEVGGDYVLTLKGNQEALHEAVVECFDAHVENDFSSPGLRTHTETLNGHGRTDEITYCQMSVPADLPGKQHWKGMRTIGVAIRTSTQADKTTLDVRYSISSLRIGIKQFAASVRGHWGIENTLHWCLDVTFREDESRVRNRILADNIAWLKRFAISLLKQVNDTESIAMRRRMAGWNPAYLFKVLQIPA, translated from the coding sequence GTGGCAACGGATACCAATGCCGTTCTGGACATGGATGTCAAAAGCATTCTGGAGGAGTTTACCGACCTGCCGGATCCTCGATCGCACATCAACCGCCTGCACCTTCTTGGGGACCTGGTGGTCATCTGCATCATGGCGGTCATCGCAGGCGAGGAAGGGCCGCGGGCGATAGGGCTGTGGGGGAAAAGCAATGAGGGCTGGCTGAAGGGCCGGTTGCGGTTACCGAATGGAGTTCCGGCACACGACACAATCGGGCGGGTGCTGATGGCGCTGAAGCCGGCCGCCTTTCAGGCTTGTTTTGAGAACTGGATCCGCCGGCTGGCCGCGAACCGCGAGGGCAAGGAGCGGGAGATTATCGCCATCGATGGCAAGTCCCTGCGTCGCAGCCATGACCGAGCGGCCGGGCTTGGCCCGCTGTGCGTGGTCAGTGCGTGGGCGGTTCGCAGCGGCATCAGTCTGGGCCAGTTGGCCACAGAGCAGAAGTCGAACGAAATCAGCTTCATTCCCGAGCTTTTGGACGCAATCGATGTCAAGGGGTCGATCGTCACGATCGACGCTGCAGGGTGCCAGAAAGCGATCGCGGCCAAGATCATCGAGGTCGGCGGAGATTACGTCCTGACACTGAAAGGCAACCAGGAAGCGCTGCACGAAGCTGTCGTGGAGTGCTTCGACGCGCACGTGGAAAACGACTTCTCCTCCCCGGGGCTCCGCACGCACACCGAGACGCTCAACGGGCACGGGCGAACGGACGAGATCACCTACTGCCAGATGTCGGTTCCTGCCGATCTGCCGGGCAAGCAACACTGGAAGGGGATGAGAACGATCGGCGTAGCCATCCGGACGAGCACGCAAGCGGACAAGACGACCCTCGACGTTCGGTACTCCATCAGCTCACTTCGCATCGGTATCAAACAGTTCGCAGCAAGCGTCCGAGGGCATTGGGGCATCGAGAACACATTGCATTGGTGTCTGGACGTTACCTTCAGGGAGGACGAAAGTCGTGTCCGTAATCGCATCTTGGCTGACAATATTGCCTGGCTGAAACGCTTCGCGATCAGCCTGCTGAAGCAGGTCAACGACACGGAGAGCATCGCCATGCGGCGAAGGATGGCCGGCTGGAATCCCGCCTACCTCTTCAAAGTCCTGCAAATCCCAGCGTAA
- a CDS encoding UPF0173 metal-dependent hydrolase has protein sequence MPINLTWTGHATWLVDTGQGTLLVDPFFDECPTACMKAHDVACDAILVTHGHFDHVADLVAIATRTRAQVFCNWEIAQWLGKQGVDRVQPMNLGGSVAVPGGRAKMEIAHHSSSLPDGSYGGNPAGWLLDVGGVRVFIAGDTALFSDMERIGRPVQGRGLDVAVLPIGDLFTMGPDDAVEAVRLLKPKLALPSHYGTWPPIEQDAIAWARRVESAGLAAAKAPAVGEPITIG, from the coding sequence ATGCCGATCAATCTCACCTGGACCGGACACGCCACCTGGCTCGTCGACACGGGGCAGGGAACGCTGCTCGTCGACCCGTTCTTCGACGAGTGCCCGACGGCCTGCATGAAGGCGCACGACGTCGCCTGCGACGCGATTCTCGTGACGCACGGCCACTTCGATCACGTCGCCGATCTCGTGGCGATCGCGACGCGGACGCGGGCGCAGGTGTTCTGCAACTGGGAGATCGCCCAGTGGCTGGGGAAGCAGGGGGTGGACCGCGTGCAGCCGATGAACCTCGGCGGCAGCGTCGCCGTGCCCGGCGGCCGGGCGAAGATGGAGATCGCCCACCACTCGTCGAGCCTGCCGGATGGATCGTACGGCGGCAATCCGGCCGGCTGGCTGCTCGACGTGGGGGGCGTGCGCGTCTTCATCGCCGGCGACACGGCGCTGTTCTCCGACATGGAGCGGATCGGCAGGCCGGTGCAGGGGAGGGGGCTCGACGTGGCGGTGCTGCCGATCGGCGACCTGTTCACGATGGGCCCGGACGACGCGGTCGAGGCGGTCCGGCTCCTCAAGCCCAAGCTCGCGCTGCCGAGCCATTACGGCACCTGGCCGCCGATCGAGCAGGACGCCATAGCCTGGGCCCGGCGGGTCGAGTCCGCGGGGCTCGCCGCCGCGAAGGCACCGGCGGTTGGAGAGCCGATCACGATCGGCTGA